The following proteins are co-located in the Gordonia polyisoprenivorans genome:
- a CDS encoding NAD(P)/FAD-dependent oxidoreductase, translating to MSSPTPTSARPHVVIIGSGFGGLFAAQRLAKADVDVTLIGKTTHHLFQPMLYQVATGIVAEGEIAPATRVVLRKQRNVTVLMGDVFQIDLTAKTVTSRLLERITMTPYDKLIIAAGADQSYFGNDHFAEYAPGMKTIDHALELRGRILGAFEQAELSDDPAERAKLLTFVVVGAGPTGVELAGQIAEMSDKTLKGAFRNIDPTEARVILLDAAPAVLPPFGEKLGRKAAARLEKMGVEIQLGAMVVDLDYDGLVVKEKDGSTRRIESQCKVWSAGVQASPLGKQLAEQSAVELDRAGRVKVLPDLTIPDHPEVFVVGDMMAVDGVPGVAQGAIQGGRYAADAIKAEQKGQTPDQRKPFSYYDKGSMATISRFSAVMQVPIPGTKKKFETEGYFAWLGWLALHLVYLVGFRNRLNTLINWFFAFSTRGRSQLAVTEQQVYARTAIGALSALENKSVPEVEAEAAGADDSAAATESANEPTSDADATTTEADKASAAEAS from the coding sequence ATGAGCAGCCCCACCCCGACTTCGGCACGCCCTCACGTCGTCATCATCGGCTCCGGCTTCGGTGGTCTCTTCGCCGCCCAGCGGCTCGCGAAGGCCGATGTGGACGTCACACTCATCGGCAAGACCACCCACCACCTCTTCCAGCCGATGCTCTACCAGGTGGCCACCGGCATCGTCGCCGAGGGTGAGATCGCCCCGGCCACCCGCGTGGTCCTGCGTAAGCAGCGCAACGTCACGGTGCTGATGGGCGATGTCTTCCAGATCGACCTCACCGCCAAGACGGTCACCTCGCGGCTGCTCGAGCGCATCACGATGACGCCGTACGACAAACTCATCATCGCCGCGGGCGCCGACCAGTCGTACTTCGGCAACGACCACTTCGCCGAGTACGCGCCGGGCATGAAGACCATCGATCACGCACTCGAGTTGCGCGGACGCATCCTCGGCGCCTTCGAGCAGGCCGAGCTGTCCGACGACCCGGCCGAACGCGCCAAGCTGCTGACCTTCGTGGTCGTCGGCGCCGGCCCGACCGGCGTCGAGCTGGCCGGTCAGATCGCGGAGATGAGCGACAAGACCCTCAAGGGCGCCTTCCGCAACATCGATCCCACCGAGGCCCGGGTGATCCTGCTCGACGCGGCGCCCGCGGTGCTGCCGCCGTTCGGCGAGAAGCTCGGTCGCAAGGCGGCCGCACGGCTGGAGAAGATGGGGGTGGAGATCCAGCTCGGCGCCATGGTCGTCGACCTCGACTACGACGGCCTCGTGGTCAAGGAGAAGGACGGCAGCACCCGACGCATCGAATCGCAGTGCAAGGTGTGGTCGGCGGGCGTGCAGGCCAGTCCGCTCGGCAAGCAGCTCGCCGAGCAATCGGCGGTCGAACTCGACCGGGCCGGCCGGGTGAAGGTGCTGCCCGATCTGACCATCCCCGACCACCCCGAGGTCTTCGTCGTCGGCGACATGATGGCCGTCGACGGCGTTCCGGGGGTGGCGCAGGGCGCGATCCAGGGCGGGCGCTACGCCGCCGACGCGATCAAGGCCGAGCAGAAGGGCCAGACGCCCGATCAGCGCAAGCCGTTCAGTTACTACGACAAGGGCTCGATGGCCACCATCTCGCGCTTCAGCGCGGTGATGCAGGTGCCGATCCCGGGAACCAAGAAAAAGTTCGAGACCGAGGGATACTTCGCCTGGCTCGGCTGGCTCGCATTGCACCTGGTGTACCTCGTCGGTTTCCGCAACCGGCTGAACACGCTGATCAACTGGTTCTTCGCGTTCAGCACGCGCGGTCGCTCGCAGCTCGCGGTGACCGAACAGCAGGTCTACGCGCGCACCGCCATCGGCGCGCTGTCGGCATTGGAGAACAAGTCGGTGCCCGAGGTGGAGGCCGAGGCGGCCGGTGCCGACGACTCCGCCGCGGCGACCGAGTCGGCGAACGAGCCGACCAGTGATGCCGATGCCACGACGACCGAGGCCGACAAGGCCTCCGCGGCCGAGGCCAGCTAG
- a CDS encoding urease accessory protein UreD, producing the protein MRTEVEIVVEAGRSPRVRATGGLAVRRTGMSRAHLIGTAATPLGGDHIEVVVHLGEGTSLDLGSVAAMIALPAADRVGSTSRWRIEVGAGAHLRLDPQPTVVAGGAHHDSVIEVHADADATIDLHEHIQIGRSAVDHPGDDAGRWHGRLHVDVDRRPILRHGLELGAGSACAAVGFNALSSVFRYPDASPAHVDTDHFAARLALVGDASLTTALGRGVAQARSHCDALDAAALAQI; encoded by the coding sequence ATGCGCACCGAGGTCGAGATCGTCGTCGAGGCCGGTCGCTCGCCGCGCGTGCGGGCCACCGGCGGGCTGGCCGTTCGCCGGACCGGTATGTCGCGTGCCCACCTGATCGGGACCGCGGCGACCCCGCTGGGCGGCGACCACATCGAGGTCGTCGTACATCTCGGGGAGGGCACCTCACTCGACCTCGGCTCGGTGGCCGCGATGATCGCCCTGCCCGCCGCGGATCGGGTGGGGTCGACCTCGCGATGGCGTATCGAGGTCGGCGCGGGCGCCCATCTGCGGCTCGACCCGCAGCCCACCGTCGTGGCAGGGGGAGCCCACCACGATTCGGTGATCGAGGTGCACGCCGACGCCGACGCGACGATCGACCTGCACGAGCACATCCAGATCGGCCGGTCGGCCGTCGATCACCCCGGTGACGACGCCGGACGATGGCACGGACGACTTCACGTCGACGTCGACCGGCGTCCCATCCTGCGTCACGGACTCGAGTTGGGTGCCGGATCGGCTTGTGCAGCAGTCGGTTTCAACGCACTGTCCAGCGTGTTCCGCTATCCGGACGCGAGTCCGGCACACGTGGACACCGACCATTTCGCGGCCCGGCTCGCCCTGGTCGGCGACGCATCGCTCACCACCGCGCTGGGTCGGGGAGTGGCGCAGGCACGCAGCCACTGCGACGCTCTCGACGCGGCAGCCCTCGCGCAGATCTAG
- the ureG gene encoding urease accessory protein UreG has protein sequence MPPHLIDGEPHDHGHDRPRRHREPGEPLRIGIGGPVGSGKTALVAALCRQLRDELSVAVLTNDIYTTEDADFLRRNAVLPDERITAVQTGGCPHTAIRDDITANLDAIDDLIAANPPLDLILVESGGDNLTATFSTGLIDVQIFVIDVAGGDKVPRKGGPGVTWSDLLVINKTDLAPQVGADLQVMRRDAAKVREGRPTAMISLTDDPAATDVLAWVRGHLAADAPVGGGAAGR, from the coding sequence ATGCCCCCGCACCTGATCGACGGCGAACCCCACGATCACGGCCACGACCGGCCCCGCCGCCACCGCGAGCCCGGAGAACCGTTGCGCATCGGCATCGGCGGGCCGGTCGGCTCGGGCAAGACCGCGCTCGTCGCAGCCCTGTGTCGCCAACTGCGCGACGAACTGTCGGTGGCCGTGCTGACCAACGACATCTACACCACCGAGGACGCCGACTTCCTGCGCCGCAACGCGGTCCTGCCCGACGAGCGGATCACCGCCGTGCAGACCGGTGGCTGCCCGCACACCGCGATCCGCGACGACATCACCGCCAACCTCGACGCGATCGATGACCTGATCGCGGCCAATCCGCCGCTGGATCTGATCCTCGTCGAATCCGGCGGCGACAACCTCACCGCCACCTTCTCCACCGGGCTGATCGACGTGCAGATCTTCGTCATCGACGTCGCCGGCGGCGACAAGGTTCCCCGCAAGGGCGGCCCCGGGGTGACCTGGTCGGACCTGCTCGTCATCAACAAGACCGACCTCGCCCCGCAGGTCGGTGCCGATCTGCAGGTGATGCGACGTGACGCCGCCAAGGTCCGTGAGGGCCGCCCGACCGCGATGATCTCGCTCACCGACGATCCGGCCGCCACCGATGTGCTGGCCTGGGTGCGTGGTCATCTCGCGGCCGACGCGCCGGTGGGTGGCGGGGCGGCCGGACGGTAG
- a CDS encoding urease accessory protein UreF, whose translation MMLTLADSRLPVGGHVHSGGVEQAITDGFVRGVADLAAFLHRRLTTSGLVAASIAAAVAEGTLDVPTAQIETDARTPSAAARKASLAQGRGMVRLARRMFPTTDFSAHLPSTHLPVISGSVGAASGLSGLHTALVCVYTTVSGTATAGQRLLALDPADVAVMIADLGAECESVAAQAATGLADLSDPVLDVFAERHESRPMPLFMS comes from the coding sequence ATGATGCTGACCCTGGCCGACTCGCGCCTACCCGTGGGGGGCCACGTCCACTCCGGTGGTGTCGAGCAGGCGATCACCGACGGCTTCGTGCGCGGCGTCGCCGATCTCGCCGCCTTCCTGCACCGTCGGCTGACGACCAGCGGTCTCGTCGCGGCATCGATCGCCGCTGCCGTGGCCGAGGGCACCCTCGACGTACCGACCGCCCAGATCGAGACCGACGCCCGTACCCCGTCGGCCGCCGCCCGCAAAGCGTCTCTCGCGCAGGGCCGCGGGATGGTCCGGCTGGCCCGACGGATGTTCCCGACCACCGATTTTTCGGCGCACCTGCCCAGCACCCATCTGCCGGTCATCAGCGGTTCGGTCGGCGCGGCGTCGGGCCTGTCGGGACTGCACACCGCGCTCGTGTGCGTCTACACGACGGTCAGCGGTACGGCGACGGCCGGGCAGCGGCTACTCGCCCTCGACCCGGCCGATGTCGCGGTGATGATCGCCGACCTCGGTGCCGAGTGCGAATCGGTGGCCGCGCAGGCCGCGACCGGACTGGCCGATCTGTCCGACCCGGTCCTCGATGTCTTCGCCGAGCGTCACGAGTCCCGGCCCATGCCACTGTTCATGAGCTGA
- a CDS encoding urease subunit alpha has protein sequence MAILGRDRYAQLFGPTTGDLIRLADTDLLIEVTEDRCGGPGLAGDEAVFGGGKVIRESMGQSRATRADGAPDTVITGVVVLDHWGIIKADIGIRDGRIVAMGKAGNPDTMDGVHPDLVIGASTEIIAGNGKILTAGGIDCHVHFICPQIMDEALGNGITTLIGGGTGPAEGSKATTVTPGAWHLASILAATDHWPMNIALLGKGNTVSAEAMREQIRAGASGFKLHEDWGSTPAAIDACLRVADETGVQVALHSDTLNEAGFVESTLGAIAGRSIHAYHTEGAGGGHAPDIITVAAAPNVLPSSTNPTRPHTVNTLDEHLDMLMVCHHLNPTVPEDLAFAESRIRPSTIAAEDLLHDLGAISMIGSDAQAMGRIGEVVLRTWQTAHVMKRKRGALEGDSRADNNRAQRYIAKYTICPAVAHGFDDEIGSVEVGKLADLVLWDPAFFGVKPDLVIKGGAIAWAQMGDANASIPTPQPVLPRPMFGAAAPTAADTSLSFVAPGCDADLADRIGIRRRLVPVKNTRALGKADMPRNAAMPTIEVDPDTFTVRIDGAVWDAEPVPELPMAQRYFLF, from the coding sequence ATGGCGATCCTCGGACGCGACCGCTACGCGCAACTGTTCGGCCCCACCACCGGTGATCTGATCCGTCTGGCCGATACCGACCTGCTCATCGAGGTCACCGAGGACCGTTGCGGCGGACCGGGTCTGGCCGGCGACGAAGCGGTGTTCGGTGGCGGCAAGGTCATTCGGGAATCGATGGGGCAGAGTCGTGCCACCCGCGCCGACGGCGCGCCCGACACCGTCATCACCGGCGTCGTCGTGCTTGACCACTGGGGAATCATCAAGGCCGACATCGGAATCCGCGACGGCCGCATCGTCGCCATGGGCAAGGCCGGAAACCCCGACACGATGGATGGCGTGCACCCCGACCTGGTGATCGGGGCGTCGACGGAGATCATCGCGGGCAACGGCAAGATCCTGACGGCGGGCGGTATCGACTGCCACGTGCACTTCATCTGCCCGCAGATCATGGACGAGGCGCTCGGCAACGGCATCACCACGCTGATCGGCGGGGGCACCGGCCCCGCGGAGGGTTCCAAGGCCACCACCGTCACGCCCGGGGCGTGGCATCTGGCATCGATACTCGCCGCCACCGACCACTGGCCCATGAACATCGCTCTTTTGGGCAAGGGCAACACCGTCAGTGCCGAGGCCATGCGCGAGCAGATCCGGGCCGGCGCATCGGGATTCAAGCTCCACGAGGACTGGGGGAGTACACCGGCGGCGATCGACGCCTGCCTGCGGGTGGCCGACGAGACCGGGGTGCAGGTGGCACTGCACTCCGACACCCTCAACGAGGCCGGTTTCGTCGAATCGACGCTGGGTGCCATCGCCGGTCGCAGCATCCACGCCTATCACACCGAGGGTGCAGGCGGTGGGCACGCACCCGACATCATCACCGTCGCCGCGGCGCCCAATGTGTTGCCGAGCTCCACCAACCCGACCCGTCCGCACACCGTCAACACCCTCGACGAACACCTCGACATGCTGATGGTCTGCCATCACCTCAATCCCACCGTGCCCGAGGATCTCGCGTTCGCCGAGAGCCGTATCCGGCCGTCGACCATCGCTGCCGAAGACCTGCTGCACGACCTCGGCGCGATCTCGATGATCGGGTCGGACGCGCAGGCGATGGGGCGTATCGGTGAGGTCGTGTTGCGCACCTGGCAGACCGCGCACGTGATGAAGCGCAAACGTGGTGCGCTCGAGGGCGACAGCCGCGCCGACAACAACCGTGCGCAGCGCTACATCGCCAAGTACACGATCTGCCCTGCGGTCGCGCACGGTTTCGACGACGAGATCGGCTCGGTCGAGGTCGGCAAGCTCGCCGATCTCGTGCTGTGGGATCCGGCGTTCTTCGGTGTGAAGCCGGATCTGGTGATCAAGGGCGGCGCGATCGCCTGGGCGCAGATGGGAGACGCCAACGCCTCCATCCCGACCCCCCAACCGGTCCTGCCCCGACCCATGTTCGGCGCCGCGGCGCCCACCGCCGCCGACACCTCGCTGAGTTTCGTCGCGCCGGGTTGTGACGCCGACCTGGCCGATCGCATCGGCATCCGCCGCAGGCTGGTGCCGGTGAAGAACACCCGCGCCCTCGGCAAGGCCGACATGCCGCGCAATGCCGCGATGCCGACCATCGAGGTCGACCCCGATACCTTCACCGTGCGCATCGACGGTGCGGTGTGGGATGCCGAGCCGGTGCCCGAACTGCCGATGGCCCAACGGTATTTCCTGTTCTGA
- a CDS encoding urease subunit beta, with the protein MAQQKSTIVPGEVITADGVIELNEGAAAITLTVTNTGDRPVQVGSHVHFPQANPALDFDRDQALGRRLDIPAGTAVRFEPGIEMTVTLVPLGGTREVHGISLDAPGKVG; encoded by the coding sequence GTGGCGCAACAGAAATCGACGATCGTGCCCGGTGAGGTGATCACTGCCGACGGCGTCATCGAGCTCAACGAGGGGGCCGCGGCGATTACGCTGACCGTCACCAACACGGGCGATCGGCCGGTCCAGGTCGGCAGTCACGTCCACTTCCCGCAGGCCAATCCGGCACTGGACTTCGACCGGGATCAGGCTCTTGGGCGGCGTCTGGACATCCCCGCAGGCACCGCGGTGCGCTTCGAGCCGGGAATCGAGATGACGGTGACACTGGTACCGCTCGGCGGAACCCGTGAGGTGCACGGGATCTCGTTGGATGCGCCCGGGAAGGTGGGTTGA
- a CDS encoding urease subunit gamma has protein sequence MRLSPHEQERLLISYAAELARRRQGRGLRLNYPEAVAVITDHVLEGARDGRTVAELMASGREVLTRDDVMDGIPEMLHDVQVEATFPDGTKLVTVHHPIG, from the coding sequence GTGCGACTGTCGCCGCATGAGCAGGAGCGTCTGCTCATCTCCTACGCCGCCGAGCTGGCCCGCCGCAGGCAGGGACGCGGACTCAGGCTCAATTATCCGGAGGCGGTCGCCGTCATCACCGATCACGTCCTCGAAGGCGCGCGAGACGGTCGCACCGTCGCCGAACTCATGGCGAGCGGCCGTGAGGTGCTCACCCGCGACGACGTGATGGACGGGATCCCGGAGATGCTGCACGACGTGCAGGTCGAGGCGACCTTCCCGGACGGCACCAAGTTGGTCACCGTGCATCACCCGATCGGCTGA
- a CDS encoding DUF6986 family protein gives MTDGMAHERGITDAARARIEELLSPVDADLGRWFPGDRPEPQPVHTVYVSAADVDADTPRRWGTAALDLESNASAVAELAGEEVREIVRTRLAANPIEDLRIDLEDGYGWRGDEREDADARRAGQTLARWVDDRPHAPRSAGVRAKGLGAFERARGIRTLELVLEAAGGVPSGFVVTVPKLRDVRQVDAITVLCEEFERAHGLADATVRVELQIEIPQAVLGPDGRATLAQAIHRGGPRIWGLHYGTYDYSAACGIVSAQQSLEHPVADHAKAVMQVAAAQTGVWISDGSTQVMPTGDAEQIDAALRRHHRLVTRSLERGFYQGWDMHPGHLVTRWLAVVGFYRSAMPTAASRLQAYFERRSGDVVDEPATAMSLALVIRRGMAAAAFTVDEVCAVASLCTPARLDELSAGGGALTSG, from the coding sequence ATGACCGACGGCATGGCCCACGAGCGCGGCATCACCGACGCCGCCCGAGCGCGGATCGAGGAGCTGCTGTCACCGGTCGACGCCGATCTCGGTCGGTGGTTCCCCGGGGATCGCCCGGAACCACAGCCCGTGCACACGGTCTACGTCAGTGCCGCCGACGTCGACGCCGACACCCCGCGCCGGTGGGGAACCGCCGCACTCGATCTGGAGTCGAATGCGTCCGCGGTGGCCGAACTCGCCGGTGAGGAGGTGCGCGAGATCGTGCGCACCCGGTTGGCCGCCAACCCGATCGAGGATCTGCGCATCGACCTCGAGGACGGCTACGGCTGGCGTGGCGACGAGCGCGAGGACGCCGACGCCCGACGCGCCGGGCAGACCCTGGCCCGCTGGGTCGACGATCGGCCGCACGCCCCCCGGTCGGCGGGCGTGCGTGCCAAGGGACTCGGCGCGTTCGAACGGGCACGGGGGATCCGCACCCTCGAACTCGTACTCGAGGCGGCGGGGGGAGTCCCGTCGGGGTTCGTCGTCACCGTGCCCAAACTGCGCGACGTCCGGCAGGTCGACGCGATCACCGTTCTGTGCGAGGAGTTCGAGCGCGCACACGGCCTCGCCGACGCCACCGTGCGGGTCGAGCTGCAGATCGAGATCCCGCAGGCCGTGCTCGGCCCCGACGGACGCGCCACCCTGGCGCAGGCCATCCATCGTGGCGGCCCGCGCATCTGGGGACTGCACTACGGCACCTACGACTACAGCGCGGCCTGCGGGATCGTCTCGGCGCAGCAGTCACTCGAGCATCCCGTCGCCGACCACGCCAAGGCCGTCATGCAGGTGGCCGCCGCGCAGACCGGGGTGTGGATCAGTGACGGATCCACCCAGGTGATGCCCACCGGGGATGCCGAGCAGATCGACGCGGCACTGCGTCGCCATCACCGGCTGGTCACGCGGTCGCTGGAACGCGGCTTCTACCAGGGCTGGGACATGCATCCGGGCCATCTCGTCACCCGATGGCTGGCGGTTGTCGGCTTCTACCGATCGGCGATGCCGACCGCGGCGAGCCGACTGCAGGCCTATTTCGAGCGACGCTCCGGTGATGTGGTCGACGAGCCGGCGACCGCGATGTCGCTGGCACTGGTGATCCGCCGCGGCATGGCCGCCGCGGCCTTCACCGTCGACGAGGTGTGCGCAGTGGCGTCCTTGTGCACACCGGCGCGGCTCGACGAATTGTCCGCCGGCGGCGGTGCCCTGACCTCCGGCTGA
- a CDS encoding PaaI family thioesterase: MTSNEEYVKSTEWRGLDSELGTVIESVTIDGLVATLELGPKHHQPFGIVHGGVYCAVAESAASMSGFFWLQETGIGGTAVGVNNNTDFLRSISTGTITARTSPIHRGRRQQLWAVEIFDDQDRMVSRSQVRLQNIEVPEGSLPR; encoded by the coding sequence ATGACGAGCAATGAGGAGTACGTGAAGTCGACCGAGTGGCGCGGGCTCGACAGCGAGTTGGGCACGGTGATCGAGTCGGTGACGATCGACGGGTTGGTCGCCACTCTCGAACTCGGCCCCAAACATCATCAGCCGTTCGGGATCGTGCACGGCGGCGTCTATTGCGCCGTGGCCGAGAGCGCGGCCAGTATGAGCGGTTTCTTCTGGCTGCAGGAGACCGGTATCGGTGGTACCGCGGTCGGCGTGAACAACAACACCGATTTCCTCCGTTCGATCAGCACGGGCACCATCACCGCACGCACCAGTCCCATTCACCGGGGGCGGCGTCAGCAGTTGTGGGCGGTCGAGATCTTCGATGACCAGGATCGGATGGTCAGCCGCAGCCAGGTTCGGCTGCAGAACATCGAGGTCCCCGAAGGCTCGTTGCCACGATGA
- a CDS encoding BlaI/MecI/CopY family transcriptional regulator — protein MRKMNGLGDLERAVMDTLWATPTPQTVRQVHESLSENRSLAYTTVMTVLQRLAKKNLVTQIREDRAHKYVPTHPREDLVASLMVDALSEADAPGSRHAALVSFVGRVGADEAAALRHALDELEAARAAHETG, from the coding sequence ATGCGAAAGATGAACGGATTGGGAGACCTCGAGCGGGCAGTCATGGACACGCTGTGGGCCACTCCCACCCCACAGACGGTCCGACAGGTCCACGAGTCACTCTCGGAGAACAGGTCACTGGCCTACACGACGGTGATGACGGTCCTGCAGCGCCTGGCCAAGAAGAATCTGGTCACCCAGATCCGCGAGGACCGCGCCCACAAGTACGTGCCGACACATCCGCGCGAAGACCTGGTTGCATCGCTGATGGTCGACGCCCTGAGCGAAGCCGACGCCCCCGGTTCGCGGCACGCGGCGCTGGTGTCGTTCGTCGGTCGGGTCGGCGCCGACGAGGCCGCCGCCCTGCGCCATGCGCTCGATGAGCTCGAAGCCGCCCGTGCGGCGCACGAAACCGGCTAG
- a CDS encoding M56 family metallopeptidase has protein sequence MTALLFGILTLLLVGPVPEALSRAAWPIRAPRAAMTLWQAIALAAVLSAFSCGLAIAANLLAPGADGTPTTHPLHEIERLGIPLWSIYVSVFALTLLIGARLLFTVIRVGVRTRARRANHRQLIDILDACDRSDHTHPLFARDIRMLDVSEPLAYCLPGLRQRVVLSEGVVSRLTRDELIAVIAHERAHLRARHDLVLEAFIALHEAFPRFVRSSSALDAVKLLVEALADDQAVRATAPTTLGRALVACADAVAPRGAMAVGGPTTLARVNRLCHDRPTPLLALAAYAAAVAILVIPTLAVAIPWLTEISRLLTAHHH, from the coding sequence ATGACCGCCCTTCTCTTCGGCATCCTGACGTTGCTGTTGGTCGGTCCCGTACCGGAGGCACTGTCCCGCGCCGCGTGGCCGATCCGCGCGCCGCGCGCGGCGATGACACTGTGGCAGGCCATCGCCCTGGCCGCGGTGCTCTCGGCATTCAGTTGCGGACTCGCGATCGCGGCGAATCTCCTCGCCCCCGGTGCCGACGGCACCCCCACCACCCACCCGCTGCACGAGATCGAACGCCTCGGTATCCCGCTGTGGTCGATCTACGTCTCGGTCTTCGCCCTCACCCTGCTGATCGGTGCGCGGTTGTTGTTCACGGTGATCCGGGTCGGGGTGCGTACCCGCGCCCGCCGCGCCAATCACCGTCAACTGATCGACATCCTCGACGCCTGCGATCGCTCCGACCACACCCATCCGCTGTTCGCTCGCGACATCCGCATGCTCGACGTCAGTGAACCACTCGCATATTGCCTACCCGGCCTGCGTCAACGCGTCGTGCTCTCCGAAGGTGTGGTGTCACGACTGACCCGCGACGAACTGATCGCGGTCATCGCCCACGAACGCGCTCACCTGCGGGCCCGGCACGATCTGGTCCTCGAGGCATTCATCGCGCTCCACGAGGCGTTCCCGCGATTCGTCCGCAGCAGCTCGGCCCTCGACGCGGTGAAGTTGCTCGTCGAGGCCCTCGCCGACGATCAAGCGGTCCGCGCCACCGCGCCGACCACCCTCGGTCGTGCGCTCGTCGCCTGCGCCGACGCGGTCGCCCCCCGCGGGGCGATGGCCGTCGGCGGGCCGACCACCCTCGCCCGGGTCAACCGCCTCTGTCACGACCGGCCCACCCCCCTGCTGGCGCTGGCCGCCTATGCCGCCGCCGTGGCCATCCTCGTGATCCCCACACTCGCCGTCGCCATCCCCTGGCTGACCGAGATCAGCCGGCTTCTCACGGCCCACCACCACTGA
- the gndA gene encoding NADP-dependent phosphogluconate dehydrogenase yields MTNSASSTPATKAQIGVTGLAVMGSNIARNFAHHGYTVALHNRSIAKTDALIRDHGSEGAFIRTESIAEFIDALEKPRRVLIMVKAGDATDAVIDELADAMDTGDIIIDGGNSLYTDTIRREKAMAERGLHFVGAGISGGEEGALNGPSIMPGGPAESYKSLGPLLESISAHVDGEPCCTHIGPDGSGHFVKMVHNGIEYADMQLIGEAYDLMRRVLDMPVADIAKVFEGWNSGDLESYLVEITAQVLAQVDAATGSPLVDVIVDAAGQKGTGRWTVKSALDLGIPTTGIAEAVFARALSSATDQRAAAQGLAGGTPGAAPTDTAAFIDDIRAALYASKVVAYAQGFDQIAAGSKEYGWNVDPGALATIWRGGCIIRAQFLNRIREAYAENPDLPSLLLAPYFREAVESGVDAWRRVVATAATIGVPVPAFASSLSYYDALRSERLPAALTQGLRDYFGAHTYQRTDKPGTFHTLWGGDRSEVEQ; encoded by the coding sequence ATGACCAACTCCGCCTCGTCTACTCCTGCCACCAAGGCTCAGATCGGTGTCACCGGCCTGGCCGTGATGGGCTCGAACATCGCCCGCAACTTCGCCCACCACGGGTACACCGTCGCCCTGCACAACCGCAGCATCGCCAAGACCGACGCGCTGATCCGCGACCACGGCAGCGAGGGCGCATTCATCCGCACCGAGAGCATCGCCGAGTTCATCGACGCACTCGAGAAGCCGCGACGCGTGCTGATCATGGTCAAGGCCGGCGACGCCACCGACGCGGTCATCGACGAACTCGCCGACGCCATGGACACCGGCGACATCATCATCGACGGCGGTAACTCGCTCTACACCGACACCATCCGCCGCGAGAAGGCGATGGCCGAACGCGGACTGCACTTCGTCGGCGCCGGCATCTCCGGCGGCGAGGAGGGTGCGCTCAACGGTCCGTCGATCATGCCCGGCGGCCCGGCCGAGTCCTACAAGTCACTCGGCCCGCTGCTGGAGTCGATCTCCGCGCACGTCGACGGCGAACCGTGCTGCACCCACATCGGCCCCGACGGCAGCGGCCATTTCGTCAAGATGGTGCACAACGGCATCGAGTACGCCGACATGCAGCTCATCGGCGAGGCCTACGACCTGATGCGTCGCGTCCTCGACATGCCTGTCGCCGACATCGCCAAGGTCTTCGAGGGGTGGAACTCCGGCGACCTCGAGAGCTATCTGGTCGAGATCACCGCGCAGGTACTCGCCCAGGTCGACGCCGCCACCGGCTCGCCACTCGTCGACGTGATCGTCGACGCCGCCGGACAGAAGGGCACCGGTCGCTGGACGGTCAAGTCGGCACTCGATCTCGGAATCCCGACCACCGGTATCGCCGAAGCCGTGTTCGCCCGCGCGCTCTCCAGCGCCACCGATCAGCGTGCCGCCGCACAAGGACTCGCCGGCGGCACCCCGGGTGCGGCCCCCACCGACACCGCGGCCTTCATCGACGACATCCGTGCCGCGCTCTACGCGTCCAAGGTGGTCGCCTACGCGCAGGGCTTCGACCAGATCGCGGCCGGCAGCAAGGAATACGGTTGGAACGTCGATCCGGGCGCGCTGGCCACGATCTGGCGCGGCGGATGCATCATCCGCGCCCAGTTCCTCAACCGCATCCGCGAGGCCTACGCCGAGAACCCGGACCTGCCGAGCCTGCTGCTCGCCCCGTACTTCCGCGAGGCCGTCGAATCCGGTGTCGATGCCTGGCGCCGCGTGGTGGCCACGGCGGCGACCATCGGGGTTCCGGTCCCGGCGTTCGCCTCGTCGCTGTCCTACTACGACGCGCTGCGCTCCGAACGCCTACCCGCCGCGCTGACCCAGGGCCTGCGCGACTACTTCGGCGCGCACACCTATCAGCGCACCGACAAGCCGGGCACCTTCCACACACTGTGGGGCGGCGACCGCAGCGAGGTCGAGCAGTAG